A DNA window from Candidatus Protochlamydia naegleriophila contains the following coding sequences:
- a CDS encoding 23S rRNA (pseudouridine(1915)-N(3))-methyltransferase RlmH, which translates to MLKLKILSVGKTKEKWLDEAFGEYQKRLKPLMQVDCQWAKDSSQLLDWALKEPYLICLDPTGCLLSSEQFATLIEQSWDRGGSRLTIVIGGAEGLPLELKQNAQLISLSPLTFTHQITRLVLIEQIYRATEIQKGSNYHK; encoded by the coding sequence ATGCTTAAACTCAAGATCCTCTCTGTTGGGAAAACTAAGGAAAAATGGCTGGATGAAGCATTTGGAGAATATCAAAAGCGGCTAAAGCCCCTCATGCAAGTCGATTGCCAATGGGCTAAAGACTCCTCCCAATTACTGGACTGGGCCCTAAAAGAGCCCTATCTCATCTGCTTAGATCCCACAGGATGTCTCTTGTCCAGTGAACAATTTGCAACCCTCATTGAACAAAGCTGGGATAGGGGAGGATCGCGCCTAACCATTGTCATTGGAGGGGCAGAGGGGCTCCCACTCGAGCTTAAACAAAACGCCCAACTCATTAGCCTCTCTCCTCTCACATTCACCCACCAAATTACACGCCTAGTTCTCATCGAGCAAATCTACCGTGCAACCGAAATTCAGAAAGGCTCAAATTATCATAAATAG
- the smpB gene encoding SsrA-binding protein SmpB, which yields MNEKHADLVSNRRATHDYEILETFEAGIVLQGTEIKSIRDHGATLQDAYVKVLDSELWLIGCNIAPYRFGNIYNHEEKRDRKLLMHKREIRRFKVASQEKGLTLIPLALYLKHGRIKVRIAIAKGKKTVDKRADIKERDDKRRIQQAIKQQQY from the coding sequence ATGAATGAAAAACACGCCGACCTGGTCTCAAACCGAAGAGCCACGCACGATTACGAAATTTTAGAAACATTCGAGGCAGGAATCGTTTTACAAGGAACAGAAATTAAATCTATCCGTGACCATGGCGCTACTCTGCAAGACGCTTACGTCAAAGTCCTGGATAGTGAACTTTGGCTGATCGGATGCAACATTGCCCCGTACCGCTTCGGCAATATCTATAACCACGAAGAAAAGCGCGATCGCAAATTACTCATGCACAAGCGAGAAATCAGACGCTTTAAAGTGGCTTCGCAAGAAAAGGGATTAACTCTCATTCCTCTAGCTCTTTATCTCAAGCATGGACGCATTAAAGTCCGCATCGCCATCGCTAAAGGTAAAAAAACAGTCGATAAACGTGCTGACATCAAAGAGCGCGATGACAAACGGCGCATCCAACAAGCGATCAAGCAACAGCAGTATTAA